From Paenibacillus physcomitrellae, the proteins below share one genomic window:
- a CDS encoding IS3 family transposase (programmed frameshift), with protein MPKERRTFTAEFKRQMVQLYENGKSRAAIVKEYELSPSALDRWIKQANTSGSFAEKDNRTAEENELIALRKELKQLRMENDIFKASRADHGTKVKIIKQNRDKYSVSAMCKVLQIAKSTFYYEAIDKENEDESILTETIVEIFQSNRKAYGTRKIKTKLQEQGYIVSRRRIGRIMKEQGLVSTYTIAQYKPHKTACNDAETANVLKREFDQKEAKRFVVSDLTYVKVQHKWHYICVLIDLFNREIIGHSAGPRKDAALISRAFATVEGDLSDIQWFHTDRGSEFKNQNIDALLRTFNIGRSLSMKGCPYDNAVAEATYKVMKTEFINQMHFQSLHHLNVELYDYVNWFNRHRVHGSLGYMTPVQYKTTALKKVV; from the exons ATGCCAAAAGAAAGACGTACATTTACAGCAGAATTTAAGAGACAAATGGTTCAGTTATATGAAAACGGGAAATCAAGAGCGGCTATTGTGAAAGAGTATGAGCTAAGCCCATCTGCTCTAGATCGCTGGATTAAACAAGCGAACACCTCGGGTTCCTTCGCTGAAAAGGATAACCGAACGGCAGAAGAAAACGAACTTATTGCTCTTCGCAAAGAACTTAAGCAGCTTCGAATGGAGAATGACATTT TTAAAGCAAGCCGCGCTGATCATGGGACGAAAGTAAAGATCATAAAGCAAAATCGTGATAAATACTCGGTATCAGCAATGTGCAAAGTCCTACAAATCGCGAAAAGCACTTTTTACTATGAAGCGATTGATAAAGAAAACGAAGATGAAAGTATCCTTACGGAGACTATCGTCGAGATTTTCCAGAGCAACCGCAAAGCCTACGGAACACGGAAGATTAAAACGAAACTTCAGGAGCAAGGATACATCGTTTCCAGGCGCCGAATTGGACGGATTATGAAAGAGCAAGGCCTTGTGTCCACATACACAATCGCCCAGTATAAGCCGCATAAAACGGCTTGTAACGATGCAGAAACAGCTAATGTATTGAAGCGTGAGTTTGACCAAAAGGAAGCGAAACGCTTTGTCGTCAGCGATCTGACGTATGTGAAAGTCCAGCACAAGTGGCATTATATTTGCGTATTGATCGACTTATTTAACAGAGAAATCATTGGCCACAGTGCAGGTCCACGTAAGGACGCTGCTCTAATTTCCCGTGCCTTTGCCACAGTAGAAGGCGACTTAAGCGACATTCAGTGGTTCCACACGGACCGTGGAAGTGAGTTTAAAAACCAGAATATTGATGCGCTGTTAAGGACTTTTAACATTGGTCGCTCGTTAAGCATGAAGGGCTGTCCTTACGACAACGCCGTTGCTGAAGCGACCTACAAAGTAATGAAAACCGAATTCATTAACCAGATGCATTTCCAAAGTCTTCACCATCTAAACGTAGAATTATATGACTATGTGAATTGGTTCAACAGACATAGAGTTCATGGCTCACTAGGTTACATGACACCCGTTCAGTACAAAACTACAGCCCTTAAAAAAGTTGTCTGA
- a CDS encoding nitroreductase family protein, with product MSIEQSSQKVEPQFFDVIQDRRSVRYYDSEVKISQEEMKDILQLATLAPSGANLQPWRFLVIDSQELKQKLLPIANSQQQVIEASAVIAVLGDLEGYTMAEKVYGMAVDAGYMPEETAKSFVERYQRLFANMPPENVLQKVFIDCGLVSMQLMLVARAKGYDTVPMGGFDPMKFVEQFDIPARYAPVMLIAIGKAAKPGHRTLRLPLEEVAFFNELPNA from the coding sequence ATGTCCATTGAACAATCGTCTCAGAAGGTGGAGCCGCAGTTTTTTGATGTTATTCAAGATCGGAGATCTGTAAGGTATTATGACTCCGAAGTAAAGATCTCACAGGAGGAAATGAAAGATATATTGCAGCTGGCTACACTGGCTCCTTCTGGCGCCAATCTCCAGCCGTGGCGGTTTCTCGTCATCGACTCGCAGGAGTTAAAACAAAAACTGCTTCCAATTGCCAACAGCCAGCAGCAAGTGATTGAGGCTTCAGCTGTCATTGCGGTACTTGGAGATTTGGAAGGCTATACAATGGCCGAGAAAGTTTACGGGATGGCGGTCGATGCGGGGTACATGCCTGAAGAGACAGCTAAATCATTTGTTGAGCGCTACCAAAGACTGTTTGCGAATATGCCTCCAGAAAATGTACTCCAAAAAGTATTTATTGATTGTGGACTGGTATCCATGCAGCTAATGCTTGTCGCCCGTGCTAAAGGCTATGATACGGTCCCGATGGGCGGCTTTGACCCAATGAAATTTGTAGAACAATTTGACATTCCGGCGAGATATGCCCCAGTTATGCTTATCGCCATCGGTAAGGCGGCGAAGCCCGGACACCGGACGTTAAGATTACCGCTGGAAGAAGTCGCTTTCTTTAATGAATTGCCTAATGCTTGA
- a CDS encoding SF0329 family protein gives MSWSKLKQQLESFLSPALQGRVEYRATSYRYLPDKAGSSYISVDKKNVFDMRDKTSGIRWYQTELEIKNDPEIVIPISPEEIEVVRKDTKGPVPEDRLIVIARNRKMTELAKELMAAQAALSKSNFTVEANKFLTTSIEKSLESSEIIMNVFALLDKRVGKKRILSMAERVKMKHPVVRYFYEVRRGTV, from the coding sequence ATGTCCTGGAGCAAATTAAAGCAGCAGCTGGAGAGCTTTCTCAGTCCTGCCCTACAAGGCAGGGTTGAATACCGGGCAACAAGCTACCGTTATTTACCCGATAAAGCAGGGAGCAGTTATATTTCGGTGGATAAAAAGAATGTATTCGATATGAGGGATAAAACCAGCGGCATCCGCTGGTATCAAACGGAGCTGGAGATCAAAAATGACCCGGAAATTGTAATTCCTATCAGCCCGGAAGAAATCGAAGTCGTTAGAAAAGATACCAAAGGGCCGGTGCCGGAGGATCGGCTCATTGTCATTGCCAGAAACAGAAAAATGACTGAACTTGCAAAAGAGCTTATGGCGGCACAAGCTGCATTAAGTAAATCGAATTTCACTGTGGAGGCAAATAAGTTCTTAACGACTTCGATTGAGAAAAGCTTGGAGAGCAGTGAGATTATAATGAATGTTTTTGCGCTGCTGGATAAAAGGGTGGGGAAAAAGCGGATTTTGAGTATGGCCGAGAGGGTTAAGATGAAGCATCCTGTGGTGCGGTATTTTTATGAGGTGAGGCGGGGGACGGTGTGA
- a CDS encoding winged helix-turn-helix transcriptional regulator, translating into MDISKEDEQCLISIREALEVVRGKWAILVLTLLSLGPQRFNQMRRHLDNVSIKSLTDVLRHFEQHGVINRQVFPTSPVTVEYSLTDKGRAYIPVLREMRIWGETWGGTSEAR; encoded by the coding sequence GTGGATATCAGCAAAGAGGACGAACAATGTCTCATCTCCATTCGCGAAGCTTTGGAGGTTGTTCGCGGAAAATGGGCTATTCTGGTACTCACCTTACTTAGTCTGGGCCCGCAGCGATTTAATCAGATGCGAAGACATTTAGACAACGTCAGCATTAAGTCTTTAACGGATGTTCTGCGCCACTTTGAGCAGCATGGAGTTATCAACCGCCAGGTGTTCCCCACCTCACCTGTTACAGTTGAGTATTCGCTAACAGATAAAGGAAGGGCGTACATCCCTGTACTTCGGGAAATGCGCATATGGGGTGAAACCTGGGGAGGAACTTCGGAAGCACGTTGA